From Roseburia hominis, the proteins below share one genomic window:
- a CDS encoding arginase: protein MLYMYGCPMHLGVGDKGLIESLKYLGEHDPNLVFPILSEIVKEEADLPNLKNLNSVAATCEQIAEYAYRILSGGDTPLFIAGDHSSVMGSVSATSVYTRNRKEHTPGVLSGVLDNRKQHSLDVPSSIHGSEANNDTGLIWIDAHPDINTDETTVTGNIHGMPVAALLGLGTDRLTGFLDSSRKLKPENVVMLGLRDIDPPEQITLDTNGIRYYTYDTICRRGLDVCLAESISYLKHLSSVHLSFDIDSMNPKIMPGVSVPVAGGFTVSEVEKMFDVLLPALPIIACDIVEFNHIHDKEDRTASFVSKLVKKIQDFYADRKTAPAGN, encoded by the coding sequence ATGTTATACATGTATGGCTGTCCGATGCACCTTGGGGTAGGTGACAAGGGACTGATAGAAAGTCTTAAGTATCTGGGGGAACACGATCCGAATCTGGTATTCCCGATTCTTTCAGAAATTGTAAAAGAAGAGGCAGATTTGCCAAATTTGAAAAATCTAAACAGTGTGGCGGCTACCTGTGAGCAGATCGCTGAATATGCGTACCGCATACTTTCCGGCGGGGATACGCCGCTTTTCATCGCCGGGGACCACAGCTCCGTTATGGGATCCGTCTCCGCCACTTCCGTGTACACCCGGAACCGAAAGGAACATACTCCGGGCGTACTCTCAGGTGTGCTTGACAACCGGAAACAACATTCCCTAGACGTTCCCTCCAGTATACATGGCAGCGAAGCAAACAACGACACCGGTCTGATCTGGATTGACGCCCACCCGGACATTAATACAGACGAGACGACCGTAACCGGAAATATCCACGGAATGCCGGTAGCTGCTCTTCTGGGGCTTGGCACGGACCGCCTGACCGGATTTCTTGACTCCTCGCGCAAATTAAAGCCGGAAAATGTTGTGATGCTGGGACTTCGGGATATCGACCCGCCGGAACAGATCACACTAGACACAAACGGCATCCGCTATTACACCTATGATACAATCTGCCGGAGGGGACTTGACGTATGCCTTGCGGAGAGTATTTCCTATCTGAAGCATTTATCTTCCGTACATTTGAGTTTTGATATTGATTCCATGAACCCGAAGATCATGCCCGGAGTCTCCGTCCCGGTGGCCGGAGGATTTACGGTAAGTGAGGTGGAGAAGATGTTTGACGTACTGCTGCCTGCCCTTCCGATCATCGCATGCGATATCGTGGAATTCAATCATATTCACGATAAGGAGGACCGGACGGCTTCCTTTGTGTCGAAGCTGGTGAAGAAAATTCAGGATTTTTATGCTGACAGAAAGACAGCGCCAGCCGGGAATTAA
- a CDS encoding UDP-N-acetylmuramoyl-L-alanyl-D-glutamate--2,6-diaminopimelate ligase, translated as MQLRQLLQDVEYAIIQGAKEGEQLDVRHVVYDSRRVGEGDLFVCLTGWKTDGHAFIKEAWENGAAAFVVEKLVRHGEAIVFPKEAVVILVRDSREEFAHISAAYFGNPARQLKVIGVTGTKGKTTVTWMLRTLLERAGHRTGLIGTIETIIGEERIPSENTTPESFTIQKYFAKMVEEGCEYAVMEVSSQGIKQKRVEGIPFLAAVFTNFGEDHIGPGEHENMEEYRYYKSCLFRQCRIGIGNLDDLQCSYMFRYSTCEKYGYTCQKDYFSYLYDRKEKVLTAEQIRFQMEKGRPVTCFLLRGERLALEMPGLFNVYNALAALATVQALGIEIPEMADTVRQMSVKGRTELVTTDKNIACYIDYAHNAMSLMVVLGTIRGYQPGRIILVFGCGGNRAVSRRTKMGEVAGRLADLTVITSDNPRYEEPLSIMEDIRKGIAGTGGEYVMVEDRRRAVEFALDTARPGDVVLIAGKGHETYQEIRGVKYPMDDRELVRLAVLKHRGRKDIQKN; from the coding sequence ATGCAGCTTAGACAGTTACTGCAAGACGTGGAGTATGCCATCATACAGGGTGCGAAGGAAGGAGAGCAGCTGGATGTGAGGCATGTGGTTTATGATTCAAGGCGCGTGGGGGAAGGGGATCTGTTTGTCTGTCTTACAGGCTGGAAAACGGACGGTCATGCATTTATAAAGGAGGCCTGGGAAAATGGAGCTGCAGCCTTTGTGGTGGAAAAACTGGTGCGCCATGGGGAGGCAATCGTTTTCCCGAAGGAGGCAGTTGTGATTCTGGTGAGGGATTCCCGTGAGGAGTTTGCGCATATCAGCGCGGCCTATTTTGGAAATCCGGCCAGGCAGCTTAAGGTGATCGGGGTGACGGGGACGAAAGGAAAGACCACCGTTACCTGGATGCTTCGCACGCTTTTGGAGAGGGCGGGACATAGAACGGGACTAATCGGCACTATCGAGACGATCATCGGGGAGGAAAGAATTCCTTCTGAAAATACCACGCCGGAGTCCTTTACCATTCAGAAGTATTTTGCTAAAATGGTAGAAGAGGGTTGTGAATATGCAGTGATGGAAGTCTCTTCCCAGGGGATCAAGCAGAAGCGGGTGGAAGGAATTCCGTTTCTGGCGGCGGTGTTCACGAATTTCGGGGAGGACCATATCGGCCCCGGCGAGCATGAGAATATGGAGGAATACCGCTATTATAAATCCTGCCTTTTTAGACAGTGCCGGATCGGAATCGGGAATCTGGATGATCTGCAGTGCAGTTATATGTTCCGCTATTCCACATGTGAGAAATATGGCTACACCTGTCAGAAGGATTATTTCTCGTATTTATATGACAGAAAAGAGAAGGTGCTTACGGCGGAACAGATTAGATTCCAGATGGAAAAGGGAAGGCCGGTGACCTGTTTTTTGCTGCGCGGGGAGAGGCTTGCGCTGGAGATGCCAGGGCTTTTTAACGTGTATAATGCACTGGCGGCGCTGGCGACGGTGCAGGCACTGGGAATAGAGATTCCGGAGATGGCAGATACGGTCCGGCAGATGAGCGTAAAGGGCCGGACAGAGCTTGTAACCACGGATAAAAACATTGCATGCTATATAGATTATGCACACAATGCCATGAGTCTTATGGTGGTTCTTGGGACGATTCGAGGCTATCAGCCGGGGAGGATCATTCTGGTATTCGGCTGTGGGGGCAATCGTGCGGTAAGTCGCAGAACCAAGATGGGAGAAGTGGCGGGGCGTCTGGCGGATCTGACGGTGATTACGTCGGATAATCCCCGGTATGAGGAGCCACTAAGCATCATGGAGGATATTCGAAAGGGGATTGCCGGGACAGGAGGAGAGTATGTTATGGTGGAAGACCGGAGGCGAGCTGTGGAATTTGCACTTGATACGGCCCGGCCGGGAGATGTGGTGCTGATCGCGGGAAAAGGTCACGAGACCTATCAGGAGATACGGGGAGTGAAATATCCTATGGACGACCGGGAATTGGTGCGGCTGGCGGTTCTGAAGCATCGGGGAAGAAAAGATATACAAAAGAATTAG
- a CDS encoding VanZ family protein, which translates to MHLQILWNIKQETYIFIIAIWLIIAVLLKGSRHNKRYLIVSSVIYTLILLYVTLLGCTASTEYKMELSFLWEYRLALNGHTAGGCKYSIILCFFSNGLDIWRDTQRCGSSQGERSQCGVSQWLKAIIFGLCASALIEFCQLVFKLGLFEFDDILNNTVGRVVGYGLYVRFGRAREIV; encoded by the coding sequence GTGCATTTACAGATTTTATGGAACATAAAACAAGAAACATACATTTTTATAATCGCCATCTGGCTGATCATAGCTGTGCTCCTAAAAGGCAGCCGCCACAATAAACGCTACCTCATAGTTTCCTCTGTGATTTACACGCTGATCCTTCTTTACGTCACTTTATTAGGATGCACGGCGAGCACAGAATACAAGATGGAGCTTTCCTTCCTGTGGGAATACAGGCTGGCGTTAAATGGGCATACGGCTGGTGGGTGCAAATATTCGATAATATTATGCTTTTTTTCCAATGGGCTGGATATATGGCGGGACACGCAGAGGTGCGGTTCGTCACAGGGTGAGCGGTCACAGTGTGGAGTGTCACAGTGGCTCAAAGCTATCATTTTCGGATTGTGTGCATCAGCCCTCATAGAGTTCTGCCAGCTTGTTTTCAAGCTCGGTCTATTTGAGTTTGACGATATCTTAAACAACACGGTCGGGAGGGTCGTGGGGTATGGGCTGTATGTGAGATTTGGCAGGGCCAGGGAGATTGTGTGA
- a CDS encoding UDP-N-acetylmuramoyl-L-alanyl-D-glutamate--2,6-diaminopimelate ligase, whose amino-acid sequence MKKYTLNEYAMVLENLRMMKEFYSAGKEELTVEYLTYDSREVTEGTLFICKGAAFKAEYLDDAIEKGATAYVSEVKYDTKKDVPYFLVDDIRRAMPPLAEKFNNAPWKDLTVIGIGGTKGKSTSAYYMKAIVDDYMEAVGGKESAVISSIDIYDGVIKKESHITTPEAVELQEHLRHAVESGISFVEMEVSSQALKYNRVDNMRLDVGVFLNISEDHISPIEHPDFEDYFASKLRIFAKADTAVVNLDADFSERILEAAKASSRVLTISTKRPEADVYAYDVQKDGHETVFMVRYRPCGAEEEGFDEEFRLTMPGLFNVENALAVIAASVLVGIPREYMHSGLYRARSSGRMELYASRDKKLIAVVDYAHNKLSFEKLFSSTKDEYPDYDIVSIFGCPGKKAYIRRRDLGTVAGQYAKKVYLAAEDPGYEPVEEISQDIAQYVEAQHCPYVMIEDRGEAIKAAMDEAEGKTILLITGKGNETRQKYGSEYLDCKSDVEYVKEFLAEYDAAHAEE is encoded by the coding sequence ATGAAAAAATACACATTAAATGAATATGCAATGGTTCTGGAGAATCTGCGTATGATGAAGGAATTCTATTCTGCCGGAAAAGAAGAACTGACAGTAGAGTATTTGACCTATGACTCCAGAGAGGTGACGGAGGGGACTCTGTTTATCTGTAAGGGCGCGGCGTTTAAGGCCGAGTATCTGGACGATGCGATTGAGAAAGGGGCCACGGCATATGTCAGCGAGGTGAAATACGACACCAAAAAGGATGTTCCGTATTTTCTGGTGGACGATATCCGAAGGGCGATGCCGCCTCTGGCGGAGAAATTCAACAATGCGCCGTGGAAGGATCTGACGGTGATCGGAATCGGCGGGACGAAGGGCAAATCTACTTCGGCCTACTACATGAAAGCGATCGTGGACGATTATATGGAGGCTGTCGGGGGAAAAGAAAGTGCAGTGATTTCCTCTATTGATATTTACGATGGCGTGATTAAAAAAGAGTCCCATATCACGACCCCGGAAGCGGTGGAATTGCAGGAGCATTTGCGCCATGCGGTGGAGAGCGGGATTTCTTTTGTGGAGATGGAGGTCTCTTCCCAGGCGTTAAAATATAACAGAGTGGACAATATGCGGCTTGACGTGGGCGTATTTTTGAATATTTCCGAGGATCATATCAGCCCCATCGAGCATCCGGATTTTGAAGACTATTTTGCGTCGAAGCTGCGGATTTTTGCGAAGGCGGATACGGCTGTTGTGAATCTGGACGCAGATTTTTCCGAGCGGATCCTGGAAGCTGCAAAGGCCAGCAGCAGAGTGCTTACCATCAGCACCAAACGGCCGGAGGCGGACGTATATGCATACGACGTGCAAAAGGACGGACATGAGACGGTGTTCATGGTGCGTTATCGGCCATGTGGCGCTGAAGAGGAAGGATTTGACGAGGAATTTCGGCTGACGATGCCGGGGCTTTTTAACGTGGAGAATGCTCTGGCGGTGATCGCGGCTTCGGTTCTGGTGGGGATTCCCAGAGAATATATGCACAGCGGGCTTTACCGGGCGCGTTCCAGCGGAAGAATGGAGCTTTACGCCAGCAGGGATAAGAAGCTGATTGCGGTGGTGGATTATGCGCATAACAAGCTGAGTTTTGAGAAATTGTTCTCGTCTACCAAAGATGAGTACCCGGATTATGATATTGTCTCTATTTTCGGGTGTCCGGGCAAGAAGGCGTATATCCGCAGACGGGATTTGGGCACTGTGGCGGGCCAGTATGCAAAGAAGGTGTATTTGGCCGCGGAGGATCCGGGATATGAGCCGGTGGAAGAGATTTCCCAGGATATCGCCCAGTATGTGGAGGCACAGCATTGTCCTTATGTGATGATCGAGGACCGTGGAGAAGCGATCAAGGCCGCAATGGACGAGGCCGAGGGCAAGACGATCCTGCTCATCACCGGGAAGGGAAATGAGACGCGCCAGAAATATGGAAGCGAATATCTGGATTGTAAGTCCGATGTGGAATATGTGAAGGAATTTCTTGCGGAATATGACGCGGCACATGCTGAAGAGTAG
- a CDS encoding AAA family ATPase, with translation MVKAKYPWKGRVNTLKKLPIGIDGFEKIRTNDFYYIDKTMFIADLLRNWGEVNLFTRPRRFGKSLNMSMLKAFFEIGGDRSLFDGLKISQEKKLCEEYMGKYPVISISLKGINGFDFESCKAQLRMVVGWEAERFGFLLTSDHLTENDREKYRALTSFGDGSYKMEDVVLENSLQILSQLLFKHYGTKVILLIDEYDVPLDKAFQAGYYDEMVLLLRNLFGNALKTNEYLYFAVLTGCLRISKESIFTGLNNLKVHTITDSRYDEYFGFTESDVREMLEFYSLKEYADTMKDWYDGFRFGNVSVYCPWDVINYCDMLLADPEAEPENFWSNTSGNGMVRRFIGRADQRTRKEIECLIAGDGITKVINQELTYNELDRTIDHLWSVLFTTGYLTQKGRKTGREYELVIPNKEIRELFVSQIQEWFRDETRADTGKLERFCMAFPKGEAAVIEEMLNDYLWKSISIRDTAVRTERKESFYHGLLLGLLQFESNWEIESNAESGEGYSDISIRTQHRTGVVIEVKYAGDGNLEKSCTEALEQIEARKYDAALRRDGMKEIVRYGIAFYKKNCRVTSEGKGY, from the coding sequence ATGGTGAAAGCAAAATATCCTTGGAAAGGGCGTGTGAATACATTGAAGAAACTTCCAATTGGCATTGACGGATTTGAAAAGATTAGAACTAATGATTTCTATTATATAGACAAAACGATGTTCATTGCTGATTTATTGCGCAATTGGGGAGAAGTGAATCTTTTTACCCGCCCCCGGCGTTTTGGTAAATCGTTGAATATGAGTATGCTGAAAGCATTTTTTGAAATAGGTGGAGATAGGTCGCTCTTTGACGGGTTGAAAATCTCGCAGGAAAAGAAATTGTGCGAGGAATATATGGGAAAGTACCCGGTCATTTCCATTTCGCTAAAAGGAATAAATGGATTCGATTTTGAATCTTGTAAAGCTCAGCTTCGAATGGTTGTAGGATGGGAGGCGGAGCGTTTCGGATTTTTATTAACGAGCGACCATTTGACAGAAAATGATAGAGAGAAGTATCGGGCGCTAACATCTTTTGGGGACGGAAGCTACAAAATGGAAGATGTAGTACTGGAAAATAGCCTGCAAATCCTGTCGCAGCTTCTTTTCAAGCACTACGGCACCAAGGTGATTCTTCTGATAGATGAGTATGATGTGCCGCTGGACAAGGCTTTCCAGGCCGGATACTACGATGAGATGGTGTTATTGCTCCGTAATCTATTCGGTAATGCATTGAAAACCAATGAATATTTGTATTTTGCAGTTTTGACGGGATGCCTGCGCATTTCCAAGGAGAGTATTTTCACAGGACTGAATAATCTGAAGGTGCATACGATCACGGACAGTAGGTATGATGAGTATTTTGGATTTACCGAGTCTGATGTGAGGGAAATGCTGGAATTCTATAGTTTGAAAGAATATGCAGACACGATGAAGGATTGGTACGATGGATTTCGTTTTGGAAATGTGTCTGTCTATTGTCCTTGGGATGTGATTAATTATTGTGATATGTTATTGGCTGATCCGGAAGCGGAACCGGAGAATTTCTGGTCGAATACCAGCGGGAATGGTATGGTGAGGAGGTTCATAGGGAGGGCTGACCAGCGGACCAGGAAAGAGATAGAATGCTTAATTGCAGGGGATGGTATTACAAAAGTAATTAATCAGGAACTGACCTATAATGAGTTGGACCGTACGATAGATCATCTCTGGAGTGTGCTGTTTACAACGGGGTATTTGACGCAGAAAGGGCGGAAAACTGGCAGGGAATATGAACTGGTTATTCCTAATAAGGAAATCCGGGAATTGTTTGTCAGCCAGATACAGGAATGGTTTCGGGACGAGACCAGGGCCGATACCGGGAAATTAGAGCGTTTTTGTATGGCTTTTCCTAAAGGTGAGGCGGCGGTAATTGAGGAAATGCTGAATGACTATTTATGGAAATCAATCAGTATCCGAGATACGGCTGTGCGGACAGAAAGGAAGGAAAGCTTTTATCATGGTTTGCTTCTTGGGCTTTTGCAATTCGAGAGTAATTGGGAAATTGAGTCCAATGCGGAGTCGGGAGAAGGGTATAGTGATATTTCTATCAGGACGCAGCATAGAACCGGAGTGGTGATTGAGGTCAAATATGCCGGTGATGGGAATCTGGAAAAGAGCTGTACGGAAGCGTTAGAGCAAATTGAGGCGAGGAAGTATGACGCCGCACTTCGAAGAGATGGCATGAAGGAGATTGTCAGATACGGAATTGCTTTTTATAAGAAGAATTGTAGAGTGACGTCTGAGGGGAAGGGATACTAG
- a CDS encoding ATP-grasp domain-containing protein — protein MQFKDREFIPVLLGGDINTYSVARAFYEQYQVKTYIFGKYATGPSYGSKITTYHPNPKIDTDEYFLRTVNTFARKHSHKKIVLVGCGDSYVALISKHKSELEKNIIAPYIDFDLMNSLQQKETFYKLCEKHGVDYPGTLIYDSSMGMDIEVKFQFPVILKPSDSISYWEHPFATQNKVYTISDMAELKKVIKEIYDAGYTDKLVIQDMIPGNDEYMRVLTSYSDRNGKVKMMCLGHVLLEEHTPHGLGNHAVIITEPNEELMMRVKGLLEDLHYVGFSNFDIKYDKRDGKYKFFEINTRQGRSNYYVTGSGFNVAKYIVEEYVYGKETKLELAKEEHLWMVVPKAVAFKYIKEEENLAKLRKLLKEKKMVNPVFMKGDFRPRRFLAMTKTHFSHFAKFKKYYHS, from the coding sequence ATGCAGTTTAAAGACAGAGAATTCATTCCGGTACTTCTCGGCGGGGATATCAACACATACAGTGTTGCACGTGCATTTTACGAGCAGTACCAGGTAAAGACATATATTTTCGGTAAATATGCGACGGGGCCGAGCTACGGCAGCAAGATCACCACGTATCATCCGAATCCGAAGATTGATACGGACGAGTATTTCCTGCGGACGGTAAATACATTTGCCAGAAAGCATTCCCACAAGAAGATCGTTCTGGTTGGTTGCGGTGACAGTTATGTGGCGCTGATCAGTAAACATAAGAGTGAACTGGAGAAGAATATTATTGCGCCGTATATTGATTTTGACTTGATGAACAGCCTTCAGCAGAAGGAGACGTTCTATAAATTATGTGAGAAGCATGGGGTGGATTATCCGGGGACGCTGATCTATGACTCCTCTATGGGTATGGATATCGAAGTGAAGTTTCAGTTTCCTGTGATTCTGAAGCCGTCTGACAGTATTTCATACTGGGAGCACCCGTTTGCTACGCAGAATAAGGTGTATACGATTTCCGATATGGCGGAGCTTAAGAAGGTCATCAAGGAGATTTACGATGCGGGTTATACGGACAAGCTGGTCATTCAGGATATGATTCCAGGAAATGATGAGTACATGCGGGTACTGACTTCCTATTCTGACCGGAACGGTAAGGTGAAGATGATGTGTCTTGGACATGTCCTTCTGGAGGAGCATACCCCCCACGGTCTTGGAAATCATGCCGTTATCATTACAGAGCCGAATGAGGAGCTGATGATGCGGGTCAAGGGACTTTTGGAGGATCTGCATTATGTAGGCTTTTCGAATTTTGATATCAAGTATGATAAGAGGGATGGAAAATACAAGTTCTTTGAGATCAATACCCGTCAGGGGAGAAGTAATTACTATGTGACAGGCTCCGGCTTCAATGTAGCAAAATATATTGTGGAAGAGTATGTTTACGGCAAAGAGACGAAGCTGGAACTGGCAAAAGAGGAGCATCTCTGGATGGTGGTTCCGAAGGCTGTGGCGTTCAAATATATTAAGGAAGAGGAGAATCTGGCCAAGCTTCGGAAACTTCTGAAAGAGAAGAAGATGGTGAATCCGGTGTTTATGAAGGGGGATTTCAGACCGAGGCGCTTCCTTGCTATGACGAAGACGCATTTCAGCCATTTTGCAAAATTTAAGAAGTATTATCATAGTTAG
- a CDS encoding type II toxin-antitoxin system RelB/DinJ family antitoxin gives MAVKTANVNTRIALDVKQQAEQILDRLGIPRSVAIDMFYRQIIVHNGIPFSVTLPSAVPVRDEMTTAQFNQMMATGLEQAKAGDSFDADEVFDELERRLG, from the coding sequence ATGGCAGTAAAAACAGCAAATGTTAATACAAGAATAGCATTAGATGTAAAGCAGCAGGCAGAACAGATTTTAGACAGACTTGGAATTCCGAGATCTGTTGCTATTGATATGTTTTATAGACAGATTATCGTTCATAACGGTATTCCGTTCTCAGTAACACTTCCTTCTGCAGTGCCAGTCCGTGATGAGATGACAACAGCTCAGTTTAATCAGATGATGGCAACTGGGTTAGAGCAGGCAAAAGCAGGAGATTCTTTTGATGCAGATGAAGTTTTTGATGAATTGGAGCGGAGGCTTGGTTAG
- a CDS encoding amino acid racemase has translation MVKKLGVIGGMGPEATSFFYARVIARTKAATDQEHIDMVILSHATMPDRTTAILTGEKDVFLKAVTKDAKDLEYLGVSNIAIPCNTSHYFLKEIQAATSVPIINMVEESVRTVMEEHPRVKKIGIMGTDGTLRAETYHRACRARGIEPISPGEAAQRDVMSLIYDDIKSGKTGDRRKFDRAYENLMAQGCDAVILACTEISVFKEYYQVPANCIDAMDVLVEESILRSGAQLR, from the coding sequence ATGGTGAAGAAATTAGGAGTAATCGGCGGTATGGGACCTGAGGCGACCAGCTTTTTCTATGCGAGAGTCATTGCGAGAACGAAGGCGGCGACTGATCAGGAGCATATAGATATGGTGATTCTAAGTCATGCGACGATGCCGGATCGTACAACGGCGATTCTGACAGGGGAGAAGGACGTATTTCTGAAAGCGGTGACCAAAGATGCGAAGGACCTGGAATACCTGGGAGTTTCTAATATTGCCATCCCCTGTAACACCTCACATTATTTTTTGAAGGAGATACAGGCGGCGACGAGCGTGCCTATCATCAATATGGTGGAAGAGAGCGTGCGCACGGTGATGGAGGAGCATCCGCGGGTGAAGAAGATCGGAATCATGGGAACGGACGGTACGCTTCGGGCCGAGACCTACCATCGTGCCTGCAGAGCCAGAGGAATCGAGCCCATCTCTCCGGGAGAAGCAGCGCAGAGGGACGTGATGTCCTTGATTTACGACGATATCAAAAGCGGCAAGACCGGAGACAGAAGAAAGTTCGACAGGGCCTATGAGAATCTGATGGCGCAAGGGTGTGATGCGGTGATTCTGGCGTGCACGGAGATTTCCGTATTTAAAGAGTATTACCAGGTTCCGGCAAATTGCATTGACGCCATGGACGTTTTGGTGGAGGAATCAATCCTGCGTTCCGGGGCGCAGCTTAGATAA
- a CDS encoding transposase codes for MQVIYQIISAYFEDDCADELTNEPVMIAILEKDALSSQPTLSHFFNRMDGDTLVLLNLIIRELRKIVYSIKKPEFMLFDIDSTLLNTYGRQEGEGFNYHYQAHGYHPLLCYDGLTGDLLKAQLRDGTQYCSKDADLFMKSLLEDFPDIPLYLRGGSGFASPQLYEVLEDKGCKYAIRLKENAKLRELAETEN; via the coding sequence ATGCAGGTTATTTACCAGATTATCAGCGCCTATTTTGAAGATGACTGCGCTGATGAATTAACCAATGAACCTGTTATGATTGCCATTCTGGAGAAAGACGCGCTTTCATCACAGCCCACTCTGTCCCACTTTTTTAACCGTATGGATGGAGATACACTGGTGCTGCTCAATCTCATCATCAGGGAACTCCGAAAAATTGTCTACTCCATTAAGAAGCCGGAATTCATGCTCTTTGATATTGATTCCACTCTTCTCAACACCTATGGCAGGCAGGAAGGAGAAGGATTTAATTACCATTATCAGGCACATGGCTATCATCCGCTGCTCTGTTATGACGGCTTGACCGGAGACCTGCTGAAAGCACAGCTGCGGGATGGTACACAGTATTGCAGCAAGGATGCAGACCTGTTTATGAAATCGCTTTTGGAAGACTTTCCGGATATTCCATTATACCTGCGCGGTGGCAGTGGCTTTGCATCGCCTCAGCTATACGAAGTCCTTGAGGATAAAGGTTGCAAATATGCAATCAGACTCAAAGAAAACGCAAAGCTGCGGGAACTGGCAGAAACGGAAAACTAG
- a CDS encoding HipA domain-containing protein — MRCTLMHKNIAVAEIEIDDATGFIQRIPTVYAPEHLPVGVAMRRGAVDRGALNEWWTDRSIPASRSGIREALETLEIATTKMLLVRCYGLSLSDQYWICPRDLSLTWDKVNFFENAFSEDVGDVLFGANKKANVFDFCSPDNTSDGNLKKRWKIIEGKRFLVKGGSNPFRQQPFNEVIATGIMERLGIPHVPYTIAWSKGAPYSVCEDFVTKDTELVPVWRIIQTQKKSNSTSAYQHVLNCCEALGIKNTVSFFDRMIVLDYIIANEDRHLNNFGLLRNAETLEWLGFAPIYDSGSSLGYDKVAAQIRTEQDVVCKPFKKHHSEQLKLVSDFDWIDFECLADVGELITATLSEENAKEYIDEARIRAIVQTVEKRIRNLSQLAAVQTKADAKSTKDDVEENVAAAYSLK; from the coding sequence ATGCGTTGCACATTAATGCATAAGAACATCGCTGTGGCGGAGATTGAGATTGATGACGCCACGGGCTTTATACAAAGGATTCCCACCGTTTATGCGCCGGAGCATTTACCGGTAGGCGTTGCCATGAGGCGTGGCGCTGTGGATCGCGGTGCACTGAACGAATGGTGGACGGACCGCTCGATTCCGGCAAGTCGTTCGGGAATCCGGGAGGCGCTTGAGACGTTGGAGATTGCCACTACCAAAATGCTTCTGGTACGCTGCTATGGACTGAGCCTCTCGGATCAATACTGGATTTGTCCCCGGGACTTGAGCCTCACGTGGGATAAAGTGAATTTTTTCGAGAATGCTTTCTCGGAAGATGTGGGCGATGTGTTGTTTGGGGCGAATAAGAAGGCAAACGTTTTTGATTTCTGCTCCCCGGACAATACTTCGGACGGAAATCTGAAAAAGCGGTGGAAGATTATAGAGGGAAAGCGTTTCCTTGTAAAGGGAGGGTCCAATCCATTCCGCCAGCAGCCTTTTAATGAAGTGATCGCAACAGGTATTATGGAGCGCCTCGGTATTCCTCATGTGCCTTATACCATCGCGTGGAGCAAGGGCGCACCCTATTCGGTGTGTGAGGATTTTGTGACAAAGGATACGGAGCTTGTGCCGGTATGGCGAATCATTCAGACACAGAAAAAAAGTAACAGCACTTCGGCATATCAGCATGTTTTGAATTGCTGCGAGGCGCTGGGCATAAAAAATACGGTATCATTTTTTGACCGGATGATTGTGCTGGATTATATTATTGCCAACGAGGACAGGCATTTGAACAATTTTGGATTGCTTCGAAATGCCGAGACACTTGAGTGGCTGGGATTTGCACCGATTTATGACAGCGGTTCTTCCCTCGGCTATGACAAGGTGGCAGCGCAGATTCGCACGGAACAGGATGTGGTCTGCAAACCGTTTAAGAAACACCACAGCGAGCAGCTTAAGCTGGTATCTGACTTTGACTGGATTGATTTTGAATGTCTTGCAGATGTGGGAGAACTAATTACGGCGACGCTGTCTGAGGAGAATGCGAAGGAGTATATCGATGAAGCGCGTATTCGGGCAATCGTGCAGACGGTTGAAAAACGGATACGGAATCTTTCACAGCTTGCCGCAGTGCAGACGAAGGCAGATGCAAAGTCCACGAAAGATGATGTGGAGGAAAATGTGGCGGCGGCTTATTCTTTAAAATAA